The genomic stretch CACAATCTCTCTGACCAAAATGTTTCTtatctctccaacaaatactcttcCAAGCTTGTACAGCTTCTGCCATCTGCCCACTGTCGGTGGCTGAATGATAGAAAATATTTTCAGCAATTTCTGTCTGCTCAGGGGGACTGATAAAAGCATATCCAAATGTTCTCCTAGCCAGGACGGGATTATAGTTGATTCCACCTCTAAGACCCATGAGAGGTACATTTTTGAACTTTCCGCAGCTCATAATAACTTCCATGCTATCTAAAGATCTGTTGTGTCAGACAATATCTTTGGCCCTAAGCCCCATAATCCTCTCAGCCCACTTAGATGTGTGCCTATTATCAACGAAAGCACCACGCTCAGGCAAATGTGACCTGAACCAACGATATAACAACGGAGCACAGAATCTAACCAAGCCTCCCTTCTGACTACTCTTGTGATGAATGgagtgataaacatcccccaaaagtgtaggaaccggattctgcagaatgaatatatgaattgcattcatgTCAGCAAAGTTAGGAACGTTTGAGAACATCATGATACCATAGATACTTAGAGCCAGGATAGCCCTAAATGTGTCCCATTCTTTTGCTTCAGCAGCATCACAACCCCTTTTGACCAGAAACTCCATGCGAAAACCAAGACATCCTCCCTTCTTGGTGAGATTTGCTTCCACGaccgacttgctcaaataaagagccttagaaATCTCCAAAGAAGTAGGAGCTTCCATGGTGCCATAGTACGGTACTTCTTTCCCTATAGGAACGCCAAGAAACAGGGAATACTCTTCTAATGTTGGAACCAAAAGGTAGTCGGTGAACGTGAAGCAGCGAAGGGAAGGATTATAGAACTGAAGCAAAGTATGAACTCCCTCCTGCTCGTACTTGGTGAATGGCATCTTGAGAAGGCTCAGAATATACCCATATTTTTCTCGGAAATTGGTTGACTCATCTGGCGTAATCTTCTTTCCTAAACACCCAAGGGAATCTAGATTCGGATCCAGGAAAGAATAAGAGGGGTTGCGTCTACCAGTCTTCATTGGTGGGGCCAtgtgttggtcggagacaaagccaaaagttcttgaaaataaatgaacatgcatgttaaatgatatggtggaatgcatttcattgggagaatcctaaagtcttttcattatttctctttttttttcttttcttttctttttttttgcaaaaaagtatatacatatttataattatttttttggaaatacattttaggattctccacgaatgaagtgaggtggatgcaatagcatgatgtgtcatgtgtgtgatgtggtgagagactgaatgtccctcgcagCTCTGGATATCTGGGTAACACTGAATGTAACAGGTTCAAAATTCTggcttcagattgcaaaatggaaatcagggtatgatgaaggcttgtatcctgtcccacccgaaactcacaggtatgaattctagacacggacaggtggtccctaatggtcactagggtctacagttcccatggggtacaaagtgtttgaggcagcaagcgtgccagacacagtgttccatgaaagaacctcgcccagttgtggtaccccatgtcaagctcgatcgtagcaagagccacgagagtcaacatgagcatccacgctaatcctatgtgtcactggcctgggtagtgggccttttacctcacaaaaaccccccacctgcaaaacaaagcagaaaaatatgtggcccccacggggacccataatatagtccagatgcatgacgtgcaagcagaaataaacatgatatgcaagcagaaaataaacatgcaaacatatatacaagatatagacataaaaaacaaataaacacccaatgaaataaaacaaacaaaggctaggatcgaatTGCTTAGgcaatccccagcagagtcgccagctgtcgcacgctcgcgaaaaattaacagagtcgccaccaatatatttatcctataagggaaaggaatatcagaaaacctaacaaaggaaggaacagggtcttgcgaccagagaatctaggtacgggagtcggttgcggaaggggaaggtattagcacccctcgcgcccatcgtactcgatggtatccacctatgtttgtttctatctaaagggtgtgtactatgtttaTGTCtacatgcaaatgaatgcaaaatgtagggaaaataaagaattgtactcgcacgggccctaccccgctgcctacatatccttttaaggaatcagagttaccgtagctcggctcacgattttttgtttgtttttatgttttttagttgggcggagttaacgctcgcgctcttgcataaggggacagtctaggatgcaatagagcggagataacaatgcccttaagaaaggagagaagagagagagtttgagtgtttcgaggaaatccctaaggcaagggaaactcgagttactctttggtttgtgtcttttaacgtcgggaacttacgctcgaatggttccctaaagcaagggagatccaagcactcaaataattccctaaagcaagggagattcaagcttccattccctttttaatgattttcacttttttattaatgttttttaagtattttctttgtattttttaaagggattttattttgatatttatagatgttttaatgttgtaaaagaaaaaggatgaaaaggtgggggactagcctaatctctAAGCCTAATTGTTGATTACTTCTAATAGAAATGAGGAAGAAGttatttttggtatttcacaatataagaaaatattcacaaaaggaaaagaattaaaatctaaactattcatgaaaatatatacacaaacaattgcattttattcatattagaaactatttttgaattaacaaagaaaactatttatttatggttaatcaaccaatcacaaatcaaagaaatcaatcaattaaaattcaattaaaagaaaataaaatttcaaaaaaagctaattggatgaaaaatgtttttttgtcactttttatttaaaagaaaaatgaattgatatgcaaaagaaataaaagaaaatcaatttttattatttatttattaaacagCAAGGGGGTGCAAAAAATAGTTTTAGAATGAACTAGAAGTCAATTAAAGCAGAAACTAGGCTCAAAACAAGGGGGTGGGGATAGCAGGGCACGTGCAAGGCCCATGCTCACTAGCGCGTGGTGCACTAGCAGATAGGGTGTACAATCCAGAAAAGTCCAAGCCCAAACGCATACGAGGCCCACCATCCATTTTCCTCTATTCTCAATTCTACTTCATTTTATTATTTGGGTTTATTTAATCAGCATGCATATTATATGGTTTTATTTAGCAATACGTGACATGCATGGTTCATAGAAAGAAATCAATTGGTCAATTAATCACTTAAGTCACTAAGTGACAAAACAAGCTCCCAGCGAATCACAGAATGCCACCTCACACGCTAATGATTGGAATAAGACAAAAATCACAAATCAATGGGAAAGAAGCCAATGCAAGCGCGCCACGTATGCCAGTCGGtgcaaaaaaaatactaaaacaaaTACAGACGCCGGAGcagggctccggtcgtcttctccggccagcCTACGGAGGAGATGAGTCAAATTTTCCAGAAATTAATCAAAGTACCACCGCTCCACTCGGATTCTTGCGTAGATGATAGATCTGGCGTTAGTTTTCATTGattcttgcttgagcttcaaaACCGAGTACAAATCTAAAAACCCTAACATCTAGCATATTCATCAAAACTCATGCTAATGGCATCAAGATGAATCTTACGTCTCATTGAACTCAAACATGCGAACCAATCATTCAAACAGCAAGCATAGCACGGAAAACGAATCACATTCTCAGAATCAAGATTTGACATACACTACAAGATTATGAACAGATGCATATAGTTTTGAAGCGTTTGAATGCAAGGTTCAAAGAGTTTCAGATGCTTACCTGAGCACTTCTTGATTTAGTATAGAGAGGAAGCTGCACAAATCCAAGCCTCCGACGATAACAGTGAGCGTGCGCTAACTAGTTCCTCTAACAACCGAGAAGTGAGCTTAGCTGGCTGAGCATTCTGAGCtcgtgatgaagatgatgacctTGTTCAGTATGGCATCATGATGGCAATAGATGAACGTGATTGATGTTGAAAGTTGAGTTGGAAGAGTGGTGGCCGGAGGTAGTTAGGGAAGTTGGTTATGGCGGCCGGAGAAAGTTGTTATGGTGGCAAGTGGTGGCGGAATGAGTGAGGGAGAAGAGAGAGAACTGAGGGAGAGGGAGAATGTggagagaaagagtgtaaaaCGAGAGGAAGAGAGAAGAGAGTGTGTGAGTTTGTGAATTGTGAGTGAGAAGTGAGGGTGTGGATCTGTTTTTATAGGGCAATAGGATAGTGCACAACATGCTTCTTTTGGGTGTGGGACTTGAAATGCACTCATTCTTTTGCAAGACTTAATGGACAAGTATCATGCAATTATAGCAAGCATTGTGTCATCTTTTCTGAAATCAGTAAATGCATGGCTCGAAATGGCAAGTGATGGTGAATGGTTGTGTTCTTGGCTACAAGTGTTTTGCATTGTGGATCTGGTATCTCTTCATGCAGCAAGTGGCTAATATGCTTCCTCCAAGTACTCCTATCTTAACGCatactccatcattcacctcaAACTCGTGCTCCCATTAAAGAGGCCATGGTATAGATCAAACTTCCTGAAATTTTATGCCTGATGCCTTTGCCAATACGCACTTCCCATGAGCATGACTTTGGGTGTCTCTAACTAGATCAATACGCGTCCAAAATTAATGAAATTGGATTCAATGGGTAGGGAACATGGCAAGGAGTTATTTGAGACCAAGCTCTTTTAATAtggagacttgtggaggaagaaatttAGACTTGAagttggcacaccatgtgtttgatgATATGCATGCGCATGACCTGGATTTCTGCCTTGGCCAGATGCTTGACTTGGTCAGGGTGAGGGCATGACTTTGGAGGCTTGCATTTGGCTCAATATTTGTTCAATTGCCataattcttgtttcaatggatagaggggaTGTCAAAGAAGAGATGCATACCAAGATCTCATTCATAGCACTCGTGTATGTCTCTAAATTCAGCTTGCAATTTGGCATGCCACgtgcttgatgaaatgtctggtcaTGACTTGGCTTGTGACTTAGATTGAATGGATTTTCAGTAACTTCAAACCACTTtacctcttcatacaagcttcaaatgaaaaagtgtccaactacaaagttgttctcctccatgagaggaacaactttgatgttggaaatttctccaaaaaatgccatttgccacgtgtaaatcagggctgaagtggactgctcatcaagatttaaaaccttcaaaaattttctaagtgtcaaaactttccacttttgtcatttttctatttttggcaacttttgtcaaactcctgattttatccattctttgacttttcctgattgaatttccaccaaaagtcaatatttgaataaatctTCTGATttcgacccaaaagtcaactgttctgatttttctgattattgatggaattcttgattaaatctcctccagtcaaatccagtcaaatgaaCACATCCACATGGCCAGTATGAAAGCTTCTCACTCATAAAATCCAtctctgattaaatgttgaccagaaagttgactggttgactttggtcaaggaaaccctAATTAAGAGGATCAGATGACTTCTACGCTTCTACACTCgaccaatgccttgagttgagactgagaaaaccctaatccaagaggacttcaatgaacataaagCCACATAATTACACCTCAGATCCACACATTTGGTAGGAAATCCTCTGCCATAAAAGCTCTTTCTTGCTAGTCTTTTGAAtggtaccaatgatatgaatgcatgagttggattatgacctaaatgatgtatgtatatgaatcATAAGCCAGCTGAatggggtaggacaaatttggggtatgacacatgccaTTTCTATACTCCAAGAGCAAACCCCAATTAAGTTgacctcatttaaaactttgacGAACTCCatcatagggaaataaaccctaattctcgATCCTTAGTCGAAACAATTTGTTAAGCTCAAGCATAAAGGATAAAAATTCTAATTTCCATGACGAATGATCCAATGCCCAGCTTTATTGTTGgatgaatgcatgatatgttaaATGACCTAATAGATGGAAGCAAATGAAATGTAAAGCTTAaaccagttagaaataaaattatatgggcaaattttggggtgcaacacctccCACACAGGAACTGGTTCCTATGTACCTGCAACAACAATTTCATAGTTTTTGACAGCAACCATCATTCCAATTCAATCAATTTCATCTCCACACGGTTATCACTACAAACATCACCAATTTACACAATATAACACAATTCTAATAAGATTTAAACATCAATTAACAACATACATCATGGTTATCACCCAAATTcatcaaaatcatacaaaactATGAATGTTCATCAAAGCCTAACAAATTCCCCAAAACCCAACACACTCGATTGAACTAAATAACAATCCTAATTAATTCTACTACCCGTAATTGCCTAAgaattactaacccgaagaatcccccttaccttagagtcgaaTTCCTGAAGGTTCTCTTCTTCCTCCCTTTCTCCTCTTTCACGTGTCTTCTCTTTCTCCGACTTTTGCTCCTTTCTTTTCCTCTTCTATTTCCCAGTtccctattttatgaaaaatagagtatgactttagtaaaaggcctaacaatcacaccccctctttactaaccacATCTCTGGCCAAATTaccaatattccataattcctccaattagttcaacaaaaatactaaataataatttaatttctgattaaattaaaattagaaaatatggggtgttacaaacaaCACTTGCACTCTTGCAATCAGCAACACACCGAACTATTACTTCACAACAAAAACATCTCAAAGAAGCAAatgcttctcccccacttatttcAAATCAACCCCTTAAAGCAAACAGTTAGAAAAACCAACAAGCACTGACATTGTTTCACGGCATGTCGTATACTAAGGAACAAACCACATTAGTCTACCTGGCCGGACAGATCAACCTGctatgataccactaatgtaacacccttctacctaatatatatatatatatatatatatatatatatatatatataacgcgagtaattttaaatcaatttattaaaatacaaGCATCATTAATAGTGTCACATCGTCATAACACGAGTTCTCTACATAATAACAATTAAACTTTCTTttgaaacataaacataaattcaAATATCATGCAGTCGAtctcaatattaaaataaaataacaattatCCATCACGTTTCATTATTCGTGATTTAAATCTCAAATTCAACTTCAAACCATAACTCATAGAATCATGTTCTCAAACAATTAAAGTATTCAAATCATACGATCCCAACCCGATATTACATATCAGTGCAAGACCTTTTATTCAACAGAAAAACTAAACGACTCCGGAGCTATCCTTACTCCTTAATAAGCTAGTCCTGATCACCTGCGCGTATCCTCATGGAGGTAGCATTCAAACAAAAAGGGTGAGTAATCGCGAACATTACAAAATGATATACGAAATAGACATAACAGTTATTAACAAAAATACCATCACCACATCATATGAACACACAACATCACTAACGCATCAACTCACATCACAAtatcatcaaaacatatttttcacCAATCAACATGAAAGTACACAAATTATGGAATGCAACATCactgactcatgcatgtggtaccaaaacatcaCTGACGACATTAAGTCATCTacctccaaagatccccaccaatagGATCGGTTCCCACTTGGAACCAGAGCATATCTTATAACACACACAATCAGCACAATGGGATTAATTCCACCACAGGACCAGAGTCCTACAAATCACCGCTGGATCAGAGTCCTAACATATGCCATGAAAGCgtaatatgcaaaacaaaataaaacatgatCACTGCTAGTCAAAACGCACCATCATTTTTGTAATCATTATAATATCATCACACACTTCATAATACATACCCCTTCATTATAACAACATCAAATCATCATAGGAAACATATGTCATATTCCATCAAGGCATAATCACATCAATTCATCATAACAAGTATACATCATGTTACATCAATGTATAAACACATCACTTTATCTTTGCACCATCATTAGAAAAATACATCATATGGttcattttgtttttccaaaGTGTACTTCATTCCGAATGCTTTGAACGATGCAttaaacggacttacggttcaaaagttatggtaAAATGATTTCGCATAGCAAAATCCAAGGAGCTGACACGACCGCCTGTGTTAGCTAACACAGCCAATGTCACTTAAAACCCACAATTCCATTTTTTTCACTTTCTGGCACCAAGATACATAGAGCTGATACAGCCACACGTGTTAGTTGACATGGGCCATGTCAGAGCCCAGAAAATCACCTTTTTACGCGATTTTGTGTGATTTTCATGTTTTTTAGCCTTCCAACAGACCCCAAACTGTAAGTTTTGACCTCCAACAACCgtaaaatatattatatcataTGGTACGTTAATCAAGGGAAATAAACACTTCACAACCTCAATTTCCAACGAAATCATCATgttatcatcatcaatcaaaactcCAAAAACAAACCTACAAATACCTAAACCCATATACATTATAATGATAAGAATTACACCAATATTTACCCATCAATCCAATTCAATTATATACGATAGTTTCATGAATTAACATCTAACTAACACAAATTGTCATTTTTCATAACAATTCATCACATTCATCAAATCCCACACAAACCCCATTAAACTCTACATACTAAACCCCATATCAACTATAATGAAAGGATCACCCTGTTTCCTTAgatctttccttagcttttatccTCTCTTCAAGTTTCTATCGAATCCCCTTTTTCCTTAGTGCCCTAGCTCTTCTCCATAATGTATTCTCTAATATCACGATCGTAAGAATGAATCTCTTTCTCCTTTcccctcttttaatatttttacccATTGGACCCTTATTATAATCTTCCCTAATTAGCCTCAATTACTCTACATGATTTTACTGCCATACCCTTAATTTCTCTacacttctattctatttaaattattaaaataattctaaTAGTGATTATTAACTCTAAAATAATTCTCAATACCCCACACTTAGCTCCACCAAATACTAGTTCACCAAAAAAACCATCAACACTTTCAACTAAACACCAATATTcaataaataaagaattaataATTTTGGGGTGTTAGAAGATAACTATAGGTTGAGCTATTTTcctagtttcctttttaatatGGTTGGGTATCCCTTGCTACCCTGCTTATTAAAAAAAGGTGAAAACAATACTTTTCTTAAGGTTGTATCTTGGGTTTAAACGGCGATTGCGATTGTAGGTGTTGCAATTGTGGTCATTACGGGTGTTGCCATGCTGCATTGCGGTGTGAATTTTTACAGGGAGAAAGTTGAAATACAACgttgaaaagcatttaatgttaactttttttattgcttgagaattaaattgatttttaagattctaatatttttatttttgatgaaaatacttaaaTAAACATGATTGAATTTGTCTTATGATGTTTATAATACTACAGGAGGCGACATTttaaaatcacaccgcaattgcagTCAGATGTTGTTGTGGAGGCAACCGCATCCGGAATATTACAAGTGCATTTGCGGTTGGGGACCACAATTGAAAACCATAGTTTTGATGTTTATGTATTTGGCGGTCTTCATTACAAAAAAAGTTTTGGATTGGAGTAGTGTCTTTCAATTGTAGTTATGTTTAGACTAACCCATTCCTTACGTTCATATAGATCGTCCGAAAGCAGAATTATTTTTCTCCATTTGTGCTATGTAGAAATAGTGAACTAATACATCACTAACATGGTAGATTATAATTGATTATCATTATTTTTGCTCCATTCGTGCTATTTTAAATCAGTCAACTAATTCATCTCAATTTCTTATAAACAATATCGATAGAACTTCcaagttattttttaaattaatttgggAGAATTTTGTAACACTATGTGTGTTTCTATGTGTACTAAAAAATCCTAAGTCCCAAAATACCTAATTCATACTTCATAACACCTTGAATATTTTCCAATGTATTACGATCCTTTTTCCCTCTATCCCCCTTGGTGATATTAAGTTATAGAGCATTTTGTTTCTTTCATCCTTTCTATCCCTTTggaaatttatttttttggagaaattttttCTTTTGGATGATGTTTTTTTACTTAGGTAATTAGTTATGGTTAAAGTATCTAGTCACTTCAATTACATTTTAGGGTTCACCTAAATATTACTATGCATTTGAATACTGTACAACCTAGTACAATTCACATATTTTCATGaaacatttttaaatataaatcacaAGTATTTTAACAATGTATTTTAACTCGTAGATTACAGAAACTAAGTGAAACTTATTTTAATGAGAAAGAATAAATATACATGAAAATAGTTTTAATAATCATGTGTATTCCTATAAGACTATACTACTGCATCCTCGCATTAAGGGGATGGTTTGTCTAATCGTCGtcttctttttctcctttttcttccttttcttctttttcttttttgtcttctttttcttctttaggAGCTGACTCTTTAGGAGCTGAAGCTGCTGAAGCCGAAGCTGGCGAAGATGAAGGTGATGCTGAAGCTGGTGAAGAAGAAGGTGATGCTGAAGTTGATGATGAAGCTGAAGCTCCACAAATAGGAGCTTTTCCTGTAACTAAAGGTTTGACATTAGAACATTTAGCTACTGCTGGTGCTCCATTGAATGTGAGATCAACATTATTTAACTCCACGCCATCACATGGTAcaccactactacaaataataatcACTCCTTCTGATGTTCCAGATGTGCCCTTAATGTTCTTGAATGTAACCTTGCTTAGCTTTATTTGTGATGGATTCTAAACCATAGAATATGTTAGATATATACATTAAAATTTAAcagtaaacaaataaaaatgCGAGTGATTATTACCTTTTTGGAACATTGATTCCATGGACAATACTCTTGGTCAACGATGACAGGGTTCATGACATTATTCATGATAATATCTTCAAAATGCATATCAGTAACAGTAATTTTTCCCGCCGTATCAGGCCAAGTCTTAATCCTCACACCATTTTCAGTTTCCGTGAGAGTACAATTCTTAACTATAAAACCGGCTACATTCTCTTCATTTGGATACTTTCCAAGGCTTCCAACACTAATACCATGTCCTGGTCCACAATTCACATTTTCGACAGTTACATTTTTGCTACCATCACCCAATGATACACAATCATCTCCAGTTCCAATGTTGGTATTAATAATTGTAACACCATTTGATCTTCCCATATGGATTCCATCAGTATTTGGACTTTCATCAGGGGCTATAATTTTGACGGCATCAAATGTGATATTGTTACACCCCAAAACCATAAAATGAAAATACTTGCTGTCCTTAGATGTAATACCAGTGACCATGGTGTTGTTGCAGTAAGCAAAATACAAACTCTGTGGGAATTCAACAAAAAACTTAATTAAACATAAtgctttttttttggaatttaaccaaaaaacctaattataatgcttgtttgtttgaattcaacctaaaaaattaattttgagtaAGATTTTTCATTGTTGAATATAATTACTTGGGTGATTAATACTTACAATTGCACGTTTATTGGAACCTTTTCCATGAGATTTATCTTTCCAAGCAACTGAAGCACCTTTCCATGCAGCTGCACCTTGACCATCAAAAACTCCTTTTCCTGATACGGTAAGGGAGTCTATATCATCAAACCGGATCCATTGTTCAGCTCCTTTAAGATCAGCATTGTTCCCAGGTGCTTGAACTGTGCCATCCACTTGAACTTCTACAGGAGCCTTACAAGGACCTTTAACTTCTAATAACCCCATCTTGTATGTACCAGCCGGAATCACAATTTTGGCGGCAGTTGTTGATGCACATGCTTCATTCCATGCACTCGTGAAGGCCTTATGAAAGGAAAATTTATTAGAAGCTAATTTTTTCTCATTGTCAAATCAGTAAGAATAATTACTAGAAACTAATTATTTTCTCATTGTCAATTCAACAAGAATAATTATTAGAAACTATTTTTTTCTCATTGTCAATTCAACAAGAATAATTATTACCTGAGTAATATCTGCATTTGGTGCTCCACCAAATTTAGATATGTCAAAGACTCCAGATTGAGCTGCAACAAAGTCCGCTAGAAAATATAGGAATGAAAATATTATGCCAATACTCAAGTTCttcatcatatcttctttgattattattattattatatgcttTTACTTCTCTTGAATGATTGCGTTATTTCAAATTAAGGTTGAACACTATATATACATGAATGTCGAAGGTTCATTACCATGAACAAGGCAAACAAACTATTGTCTAAATATGtctctttccttttttatttGCTTGGTTATTACTTAGGTTTATTAATAACAATCATTTTTCATCTCTTACAGATAACAAGTTTACTATACTTGTCTTTGACTTTAACATTACCATTTTACTCT from Vicia villosa cultivar HV-30 ecotype Madison, WI linkage group LG4, Vvil1.0, whole genome shotgun sequence encodes the following:
- the LOC131594898 gene encoding polygalacturonase-like is translated as MMKNLSIGIIFSFLYFLADFVAAQSGVFDISKFGGAPNADITQAFTSAWNEACASTTAAKIVIPAGTYKMGLLEVKGPCKAPVEVQVDGTVQAPGNNADLKGAEQWIRFDDIDSLTVSGKGVFDGQGAAAWKGASVAWKDKSHGKGSNKRAISLYFAYCNNTMVTGITSKDSKYFHFMVLGCNNITFDAVKIIAPDESPNTDGIHMGRSNGVTIINTNIGTGDDCVSLGDGSKNVTVENVNCGPGHGISVGSLGKYPNEENVAGFIVKNCTLTETENGVRIKTWPDTAGKITVTDMHFEDIIMNNVMNPVIVDQEYCPWNQCSKKNPSQIKLSKVTFKNIKGTSGTSEGVIIICSSGVPCDGVELNNVDLTFNGAPAVAKCSNVKPLVTGKAPICGASASSSTSASPSSSPASASPSSSPASASAASAPKESAPKEEKEDKKEKEEKEEKGEKEDDD